A window of Mangifera indica cultivar Alphonso chromosome 13, CATAS_Mindica_2.1, whole genome shotgun sequence contains these coding sequences:
- the LOC123194941 gene encoding exocyst complex component EXO70A1 has product MADNSNNNNTNSSSNTGIQKLLSARKALKLNLEKSKALGLSIEKAGPRLNEINQRLPPLEAAVRPIRADRDALVYVGGHINRAVGPAAAVLKVFDAVHGLEKSLLSDPRNDLPGYLSVLKRLEEALRFLGDNCGLAIQWLEDIVEYLEDNRVADEKYLSSLKKSLKGLRELQNGEGRVRLDGGLLDASLDKLESEFRRLLTEHSVPLPLSSPSTLGQQACIAPSPLPVTVIQKLQAILGRLIANNRLEKCISIYVDVRGSNVRASLQALDLDYLEISISEFSDVQSIEGYIAQWGRHLEFAVKHLFEAEYKLCNDVFERIGLDVWMECFAKIAAQAGMLAFLQFGKTITESKKDPVKLLKLLDIFASLNKLRLDFNRLFGGAACEEIQNLTRDLIKRVIDGVAEIFWELLIQVELQRQIPPPPDGSVPRLVSFITEYCNKLLGDDYKSILTQVLVIHRSWKHEKFQEKLLIKEIVNVIKAIEGNLDAWMKAYDDATLSCFFAMNNHWHLCKHLKGTKLGNLLGDSWLREHEQSKDYYSTIFFRDSWGKLPNHLSREGLIMFSGGRATARDLVKRRLKAFNEAFDEMYMKQSYWVISEKDLREKTCQLIVQSILPIYRSYMQNYGPLVEQDASSNKYAKYSMQDFERMLTSLFQPKPGRYGSFKGRSPDGKFDNGMVDLRRTASAVM; this is encoded by the coding sequence ATGGctgataatagtaataataataatactaatagtAGCAGTAATACTGGCATTCAGAAATTGTTATCTGCGAGGAAGGCCTTGAAGCTGAACTTAGAGAAATCAAAAGCCTTAGGGTTATCTATTGAAAAAGCAGGACCAAGATTAAATGAGATTAATCAAAGATTGCCCCCCTTAGAGGCTGCTGTACGGCCCATTCGCGCTGACAGGGATGCCCTTGTTTATGTTGGGGGCCACATTAACCGCGCGGTGGGTCCTGCTGCTGCTGTGCTTAAGGTTTTTGATGCAGTTCATGGGCTGGAGAAATCATTGCTGTCAGATCCTAGGAATGATCTTCCTGGGTATCTATCAGTGTTGAAACGCCTTGAAGAGGCGTTGAGGTTTTTGGGTGATAATTGTGGATTGGCCATTCAGTGGTTGGAGGATATTGTGGAGTATTTGGAAGATAATCGAGTGGCGGATGAGAAGTATCTTTCGAGTTTGAAGAAGTCGTTGAAGGGTCTTAGAGAACTGCAGAATGGCGAGGGAAGAGTTCGCCTTGATGGTGGGCTTTTAGATGCTTCATTGGATAAATTGGAAAGTGAATTTCGGCGACTCTTGACCGAACATAGTGTGCCTCTACCATTGTCATCGCCATCAACTCTCGGTCAACAAGCATGCATTGCCCCGTCACCTTTGCCAGTGACTGTAATTCAGAAGTTGCAAGCAATTCTTGGGAGGTTGATTGCTAATAATAGGCTTGAGAAATGTATATCAATTTATGTTGATGTTCGTGGTTCAAATGTGAGAGCTAGTTTGCAGGCTCTTGATTTGGACTACCTTGAGATATCTATTTCAGAATTTAGTGATGTGCAGAGTATAGAGGGGTATATAGCACAGTGGGGAAGGCATTTGGAATTTGCGGTGAAGCATTTGTTTGAGGCTGAGTACAAGCTTTGTAATGATGTGTTTGAGAGAATTGGATTGGATGTGTGGATGGAATGCTTTGCTAAGATCGCTGCACAAGCAGGCATGCTTGCGTTTCTTCAATTTGGGAAGACCATTACTGAGAGTAAGAAAGATCCAGTTAAGCTTTTAAAGTTATTGGATATCTTTGCCTCTCTGAACAAGTTAAGATTGGATTTTAATCGACTCTTCGGTGGAGCAGCATGTGAGGAAATCCAGAACCTGACAAGGGATCTCATAAAGAGAGTGATTGACGGTGTGGCTGAGATTTTCTGGGAACTTTTGATTCAGGTGGAATTACAGAGACAGATCCCACCTCCTCCTGATGGGAGTGTTCCCAGATTGGTGAGCTTTATCACTGAATACTGTAATAAACTTCTTGGAGATGATTATAAGTCAATTCTGACTCAGGTCCTAGTCATTCATCGAAGTTGGAAGCATGAGAAGTTCCAAGAGAAACTCCTTATTAAGGAGATTGTGAATGTAATTAAAGCAATTGAAGGGAATTTAGATGCTTGGATGAAGGCTTATGATGATGCCACTTTATCCTGTTTTTTTGCTATGAATAACCATTGGCATTTGTGCAAGCATTTGAAGGGAACAAAGCTTGGCAATCTCTTAGGCGATTCTTGGTTAAGAGAACATGAACAGTCGAAGGACTATTATTCCACAATCTTCTTCAGAGACAGCTGGGGAAAGCTTCCAAATCATTTAAGCCGAGAAGGTCTAATTATGTTCTCAGGTGGGCGTGCCACTGCTCGTGATCTTGTTAAGAGAAGGCTGAAAGCATTCAATGAAGCTTTTGATGAGATGTACATGAAGCAGTCATATTGGGTAATCTCGGAAAAAGATCTGAGGGAAAAGACATGCCAGCTTATTGTGCAGAGTATTTTGCCTATATACAGAAGCTATATGCAGAATTATGGACCCTTGGTTGAGCAAGATGCAAGTTCCAACAAGTATGCAAAATATTCAATGCAGGATTTTGAGAGAATGCTAACCTCTCTTTTTCAGCCAAAGCCTGGGAGATATGGCAGTTTCAAAGGCAGGTCGCCTGATGGAAAATTTGACAATGGTATGGTGGATCTTCGTCGTACTGCTTCTGCTGTTATGTGA